From the Martelella mediterranea DSM 17316 genome, one window contains:
- a CDS encoding carbohydrate ABC transporter permease, whose translation MPHDARVAIRQPALSPRMRRVLISVVLAAVCAVWIYPLLWMISASLKDNAAIFANEGLIPGQPTFENYVRAWKEANIGSYFFNTVFVTVGSVLLVTIASSMMGYVLGRRRFVGRGLIFALIAFTIFVPQGYTIIPIFDLLTRIGLGQSLWGVMLATCGGSFVIFVLLFAGYFSQIPNELEEAAKMDGVSFVKTFWYVMLPLARPIVVTVVVMQTLYAWNDFLLPLVVTLANPSIRTLSVGVYAFRGENFIDWGGMTAASTISILPVVILFLFLQRYFIDGLAGAVKG comes from the coding sequence ATGCCGCATGATGCCCGTGTTGCAATCCGACAGCCGGCGCTGTCGCCGCGCATGCGCCGCGTTCTGATCTCCGTCGTTCTGGCAGCGGTCTGCGCCGTCTGGATCTATCCGCTGTTGTGGATGATCTCGGCGTCGCTGAAGGACAATGCCGCGATCTTTGCCAATGAAGGGCTTATCCCCGGACAGCCGACGTTCGAAAATTATGTTCGCGCCTGGAAAGAGGCCAATATCGGCTCCTATTTCTTCAACACCGTTTTCGTCACGGTGGGGTCGGTTCTCCTCGTCACGATCGCCTCCTCGATGATGGGCTATGTGCTGGGGCGCCGGCGGTTCGTCGGGCGCGGCCTTATCTTCGCGCTGATCGCGTTCACGATCTTCGTGCCGCAGGGCTACACCATCATCCCGATCTTCGACCTGTTGACGCGCATCGGGCTTGGCCAGTCGCTCTGGGGCGTGATGCTGGCCACCTGCGGCGGATCCTTCGTCATCTTCGTTCTCCTGTTTGCCGGCTATTTCAGCCAGATACCGAACGAGCTCGAAGAAGCTGCCAAGATGGACGGCGTCAGCTTCGTCAAGACTTTCTGGTACGTCATGCTGCCGCTTGCCCGCCCAATCGTTGTTACGGTCGTGGTGATGCAGACGCTCTACGCCTGGAACGATTTCCTGCTGCCGCTGGTCGTCACGCTCGCCAATCCCTCGATCCGGACGCTCTCGGTCGGCGTCTACGCCTTTCGCGGCGAGAACTTCATCGACTGGGGCGGCATGACCGCCGCCTCCACGATCTCCATCCTTCCGGTGGTGATCCTGTTTTTGTTCCTGCAGCGCTACTTCATCGACGGCCTCGCCGGGGCGGTGAAGGGATGA
- a CDS encoding carbohydrate ABC transporter permease codes for MSDFTVSSSLTRRLGARIWSSRVDYLFLVPGMLIFGAFILYPIFAAEYFSLLNWSGFDANAKFVGLANYVELLRDPFFWNAFGRSFLFTLSTVPAQMIISLIIAIILNNKLLKLSALFRTMIFLPVVTPVAVIGIVMTIMLSPFNGPINMAILDIGLLSRPLDFLGDPDLVLWTLAAIYVWKWVGVTMVYWLAALQTVPAELYEACKLDGVKGWQVTLYVIMPMIMPFAIVIALISAISALNVFPLIMSMTQGGPYFASEVMEVYIFRYAFATAGAIPRLGYASAAGVFFGLAIMSLTILQVLAVRHLRNREKPHAA; via the coding sequence ATGTCCGATTTCACCGTGTCATCCAGTCTGACGCGCCGTCTGGGCGCACGGATCTGGAGCAGCCGCGTCGACTATCTGTTCCTCGTTCCCGGCATGCTCATCTTCGGCGCCTTCATTCTCTACCCGATTTTTGCGGCGGAATATTTCTCGCTGCTGAACTGGTCCGGCTTCGATGCCAATGCCAAGTTTGTCGGGCTCGCAAACTATGTCGAACTGCTTCGCGATCCGTTCTTCTGGAATGCTTTCGGGCGTTCGTTTCTGTTCACGCTTAGCACCGTGCCCGCGCAGATGATCATTTCGCTGATTATCGCGATCATCCTGAACAACAAGCTTCTGAAGCTCTCGGCCCTTTTTCGCACGATGATCTTCCTCCCGGTGGTGACGCCTGTCGCCGTCATCGGCATCGTGATGACGATCATGCTGTCGCCCTTCAACGGGCCGATCAACATGGCCATCCTGGATATCGGTCTGCTGTCGCGGCCGCTGGACTTCCTCGGTGACCCGGACCTGGTCCTGTGGACGCTGGCGGCGATCTATGTCTGGAAATGGGTCGGCGTCACCATGGTCTACTGGCTGGCCGCGCTGCAGACGGTTCCCGCCGAACTCTATGAAGCCTGCAAGCTCGACGGCGTGAAGGGCTGGCAGGTCACGCTTTACGTCATCATGCCGATGATCATGCCCTTTGCCATCGTCATCGCGCTGATCTCCGCCATCAGTGCGCTCAACGTGTTCCCGCTGATCATGTCGATGACCCAGGGCGGACCCTATTTCGCCTCGGAAGTGATGGAGGTCTATATCTTTCGCTACGCCTTTGCCACCGCAGGCGCCATACCGCGTCTCGGCTATGCCAGTGCGGCGGGCGTGTTCTTCGGACTGGCGATCATGTCGCTGACCATTCTTCAGGTGCTGGCGGTTCGCCACCTGCGCAACAGGGAGAAGCCCCATGCCGCATGA
- a CDS encoding ABC transporter substrate-binding protein — MTQMTTMKRRQFLAGSAALGALALTGAGRAFAQEFDIPAPIGPINADGPFRWLDSGDQKATFYKAFFPEYASARDIEVVYDGLPWNEINQVLPLGIRNNTAQDVFNLPLNMPPAYAVNEGWVQAYDDFIPDIETWKQGFPPGAFLEGLNVFNGKTYGLPYTSARVSSAFTLYNRKYLNDAGYDPEATPFTWDTFRAAAAKVTEMNAGRAFGFIIGGNQVNRWWDACRTLAQTNGLACGDTSIGNGVDFRTGEVVFDADEIVGAIELLLALKADGSIFPGVMSINAPQARAMMPQGAAGMILQGPWNIPQWERENPNFDFGIAPTPGKGGYSIVGSLASASNTMFIYSKSKNASVAADIFHYLGTEEGQIAWGNVVGSSDPPIFPKAVEQSTMSARSKKALQMFEQTIRISPNPFARNPELAAVASIYQEPTPNAAQTIQGLFTGQTTDIKGELTRLVSATNTALDAAFKTAKENGANVSRDDLVFPNWDPSKDYVASDYEAL; from the coding sequence ATGACGCAGATGACAACGATGAAACGCCGCCAGTTCCTGGCTGGCAGCGCAGCACTCGGCGCACTGGCGCTGACCGGCGCCGGACGGGCTTTCGCGCAGGAATTCGATATTCCGGCCCCCATCGGTCCGATCAATGCCGACGGTCCGTTTCGCTGGCTCGACAGCGGCGATCAGAAGGCGACTTTCTACAAGGCGTTCTTCCCGGAATACGCCAGCGCGCGCGATATCGAAGTGGTCTATGACGGACTGCCCTGGAACGAGATCAATCAGGTCCTGCCGCTCGGCATCCGCAACAATACCGCACAGGACGTCTTCAACCTGCCACTCAACATGCCGCCTGCCTACGCCGTCAACGAGGGCTGGGTGCAGGCCTATGACGATTTCATCCCGGATATCGAGACCTGGAAGCAAGGATTTCCGCCCGGCGCTTTTCTGGAGGGGCTGAATGTCTTCAATGGCAAGACCTATGGCCTGCCATACACGTCGGCGCGCGTCAGTTCGGCTTTTACGCTCTATAACCGGAAATACCTGAATGATGCCGGCTATGATCCGGAGGCGACGCCGTTTACCTGGGATACATTCCGCGCGGCGGCGGCCAAGGTCACCGAAATGAATGCCGGGCGCGCCTTCGGCTTCATCATCGGCGGCAACCAGGTCAATCGCTGGTGGGATGCCTGCCGGACGCTGGCACAGACCAACGGGCTGGCCTGCGGCGATACGTCGATCGGCAACGGCGTCGATTTCCGCACCGGCGAGGTGGTCTTCGACGCCGACGAGATCGTCGGCGCCATCGAGCTTCTGCTGGCGCTGAAGGCGGACGGTTCGATCTTCCCCGGCGTGATGAGCATCAACGCGCCGCAGGCGCGCGCGATGATGCCGCAGGGCGCCGCCGGCATGATCCTCCAGGGGCCGTGGAATATTCCCCAGTGGGAGCGCGAGAACCCGAATTTCGATTTCGGCATCGCGCCAACCCCGGGAAAGGGCGGCTACTCCATCGTCGGCTCTCTGGCATCGGCGTCGAACACGATGTTCATCTATTCGAAGTCCAAGAACGCTTCCGTTGCCGCCGATATTTTCCATTATCTCGGCACGGAGGAAGGCCAGATCGCGTGGGGCAATGTCGTTGGCTCCTCCGATCCTCCGATCTTCCCGAAAGCCGTCGAACAGTCGACGATGTCGGCGCGATCGAAAAAGGCACTGCAGATGTTCGAGCAGACCATCCGCATTTCGCCGAACCCGTTCGCGCGCAACCCGGAGCTTGCGGCCGTCGCCAGCATCTATCAGGAGCCGACTCCGAATGCCGCCCAGACCATTCAGGGCCTGTTCACCGGCCAGACAACCGACATCAAGGGCGAACTGACCAGGCTTGTCTCGGCCACCAATACGGCGCTCGATGCTGCCTTCAAGACGGCGAAGGAAAATGGGGCGAATGTCAGCCGTGACGATCTCGTCTTCCCCAACTGGGACCCGTCGAAAGACTATGTGGCTTCGGATTACGAGGCGCTTTGA
- a CDS encoding LysR family transcriptional regulator, which translates to MLDRMSLLFRFRTIAEAGSVRKASEILNVTQPALSRSLAQLEDFYDAKLLERHARGVRPTPFGTKLLSTISRLARDWELAEAELAGNDPAAEGRLRIHAGPLWSSVVLPTITSKLHKQYPNLTLEMAPSVAGSSQALIDGMIDVAFGGLYAESEHPNLETRAFSKICDRLVARADHPIQQCRADEYEAVHCYPWIIYSADPIYEAETLHAVMERTGRLPQIRVRSSSLLAIFRLLQDGDYLCILPDAAALGIPGRPILTVPIELGRRNSDTGAVYRKAISHYPPLQALMALCADYFETIDQRVA; encoded by the coding sequence ATGCTGGACAGAATGAGCCTGCTTTTCCGGTTCCGCACCATTGCCGAAGCGGGCAGTGTACGCAAGGCATCGGAGATCCTGAACGTGACCCAGCCCGCGCTTTCGCGGTCGCTGGCGCAACTGGAGGATTTCTACGATGCCAAGCTGCTGGAGCGCCATGCCCGCGGCGTTCGTCCGACGCCTTTCGGCACGAAACTTCTTTCAACGATATCGCGGCTTGCCCGCGACTGGGAACTCGCCGAGGCAGAGCTTGCCGGCAATGATCCTGCCGCCGAAGGACGGTTGCGCATTCATGCCGGCCCGTTGTGGTCTTCCGTCGTATTGCCGACGATAACATCGAAGCTCCATAAGCAATATCCAAATCTGACGCTTGAAATGGCGCCCAGCGTGGCCGGTTCATCCCAGGCACTGATCGACGGAATGATCGACGTTGCCTTCGGCGGGCTTTACGCGGAGAGCGAACATCCCAACCTGGAGACGCGCGCCTTTTCCAAGATCTGCGATCGCCTTGTCGCCCGCGCCGATCATCCGATCCAGCAATGCCGCGCCGATGAGTATGAAGCCGTGCATTGCTACCCCTGGATCATCTATTCCGCCGATCCGATCTACGAGGCGGAGACGCTGCACGCCGTCATGGAGCGCACCGGGCGACTGCCGCAGATCAGGGTGCGATCAAGCTCTCTTCTGGCCATTTTCCGCCTTCTGCAGGACGGCGACTATCTCTGCATCCTGCCGGATGCCGCTGCCCTCGGCATTCCCGGTCGTCCGATCCTGACCGTGCCGATCGAGCTTGGACGGCGCAATTCCGATACTGGCGCGGTCTATCGCAAGGCGATCAGCCACTATCCGCCGCTTCAGGCGTTGATGGCGTTGTGCGCGGACTATTTCGAGACCATCGACCAACGCGTCGCATAG
- a CDS encoding sulfatase, producing MTRPNILLITTDQQHYKALGVHDPRLKTPNLDRLCREGTRFDRAYCPAPVCTPSRASIITGQYPSHHGAWTIGVKLPEDVPTVGDHLIAAGYNTALVGKAHFQPLASTPESESLECQPILRDLDFWRGFSRTWYGFEHLELARNHADESHAGQHYAIWMEEKGLVDWRDYFQPLSGENAAKAPRAGKKGSYTRLDRSWSLPADMHYTTWTAERSIAYLDEHGRSGKPFFLWASFHDPHPPYTVSEPWASMYDPDDMEIDRVTPGEHDRNPPHFGKTQEENPDFGDWHDPYQAHGCESHLYPEEDLRKDKATYFGMMSFLDSEIGRILDRLDDMDLAENTLVVFTTDHGHFLGQHGLIAKGPFHYEDMLRLPMIVRLPGRVAAGAVNEDMQSLVDLAPTFLEAAGIAVPGEMQGVSQWSNWQGGPEARDFILCENRHNPVMPHVETYVDRRYKITVYRQGRFGELFDLQDDPGEIDNLWDDPASQDLKARMLHAMIQGIMKSEPTRMPRIAGA from the coding sequence ATGACGAGGCCGAATATTTTGCTGATCACCACCGATCAGCAGCACTACAAAGCGCTTGGGGTTCATGATCCAAGACTGAAGACACCGAACCTTGACCGCTTGTGCCGGGAAGGGACGCGTTTTGATCGGGCCTATTGCCCCGCGCCGGTCTGCACGCCATCACGGGCAAGCATCATCACCGGGCAGTATCCATCGCATCACGGGGCCTGGACAATCGGCGTCAAGCTGCCGGAGGATGTCCCGACTGTCGGCGATCACCTGATAGCCGCGGGCTACAATACCGCGCTGGTCGGCAAAGCGCATTTTCAGCCGCTCGCAAGCACTCCGGAGTCGGAATCGCTCGAATGTCAGCCGATCCTGCGTGACCTTGATTTCTGGCGGGGGTTTAGCCGTACCTGGTATGGGTTCGAACATCTGGAACTTGCCCGCAACCACGCCGATGAAAGCCATGCAGGCCAGCACTATGCGATCTGGATGGAGGAAAAGGGGCTTGTCGACTGGCGTGACTATTTCCAACCGCTTTCGGGCGAAAATGCTGCGAAAGCACCGCGCGCCGGCAAGAAGGGCAGCTATACCCGGCTTGACCGTTCTTGGTCTCTACCCGCCGACATGCATTATACGACATGGACCGCCGAGCGCAGCATCGCCTATCTCGACGAGCATGGCCGCAGCGGAAAGCCGTTCTTTCTATGGGCGAGCTTTCACGATCCGCATCCGCCCTACACCGTCAGCGAGCCCTGGGCGTCGATGTACGATCCGGACGACATGGAAATCGATCGGGTCACGCCCGGCGAGCATGACCGCAACCCGCCGCATTTTGGCAAGACGCAAGAGGAAAATCCGGATTTCGGGGACTGGCATGATCCCTATCAGGCGCATGGCTGCGAAAGCCACCTCTATCCGGAGGAAGATCTGAGGAAGGATAAGGCCACCTATTTCGGAATGATGAGCTTTCTCGATTCCGAGATCGGCCGCATCCTGGACAGGCTCGATGACATGGACCTGGCGGAGAATACGCTGGTGGTGTTCACAACCGATCACGGCCACTTTCTTGGTCAGCATGGCCTCATCGCCAAAGGTCCGTTTCACTATGAGGACATGCTGCGCCTTCCGATGATCGTCAGGCTGCCGGGCAGGGTCGCGGCCGGCGCGGTCAATGAGGATATGCAGAGCCTCGTCGATCTGGCGCCGACCTTTCTGGAGGCCGCCGGCATTGCCGTGCCCGGCGAAATGCAGGGCGTCTCGCAATGGTCGAACTGGCAGGGCGGACCGGAAGCGCGGGATTTCATTCTTTGCGAGAACCGGCACAATCCGGTGATGCCGCATGTCGAAACCTATGTCGACCGGCGCTACAAGATCACGGTTTACCGTCAGGGCCGTTTCGGCGAACTGTTCGACCTTCAGGATGATCCCGGCGAGATCGACAATCTTTGGGATGATCCCGCTTCGCAGGACCTCAAGGCCAGAATGCTTCATGCCATGATACAAGGCATCATGAAATCCGAACCCACCCGCATGCCGCGAATTGCCGGTGCATGA
- a CDS encoding putative bifunctional diguanylate cyclase/phosphodiesterase: MMRQEGSSPVADRQVRGHGDQALFIEVKAYGRLSMFSRSTIRATVDNLQAVLNAMPLPVIMKDRSHRVVVANDAACTFFGTPREALLGSLDEQLPEDQRAVFWKVDNQVFETGEPNENEEVVTDAKGDVHVIVTRKRLVELDTNDGREPFILAILSDVTKIREAEARAAYLAEHDPLTGLSNRNRLTDTLAEAVAASGRSQTKVGLLLLDLDGFKQVNDRYGHVAGDELLRVVARRLSGHVRSGDTVSRIGGDEFCVVQVGVQQPAGAFALAKRLIRAFEEPVLVGQTRVSVSASIGIALFPDDASGMDELYNNADMALYAVKRSGGGSYLRFDHFPEGQVWPEWDVEKELRAAITHGDISLAYQPLCDGMDSVVVGYEALARWTHPERGEISPDVFIPVAERTGIIRRLGAWIVERACRDAAMWPDHVRVSVNVSSTQLEDGHMAGTVRHALDVSGLAPRRLELEIKESALIGATEMVAQTFSQLKEIGVLLALDDFGAGTSSISSIQRMPFDRIKIDRSFVSNLDSDARSVAIIRAILAIGKELDLSVTAAGVEHESQRIALRHMGCPELQGFLLGRPEPLSRVNERAEQANEGKEAT; the protein is encoded by the coding sequence ATGATGCGGCAGGAAGGGTCTTCTCCTGTTGCGGACAGGCAGGTCCGCGGACACGGAGATCAGGCCCTGTTTATTGAAGTTAAGGCGTACGGAAGGCTGTCTATGTTCTCGCGTTCTACAATCCGAGCCACGGTCGACAACCTCCAGGCGGTTTTGAATGCCATGCCGCTGCCCGTGATCATGAAGGACCGCAGTCATCGCGTCGTGGTCGCAAACGATGCCGCCTGCACATTTTTCGGAACGCCGCGGGAGGCCTTGCTCGGCTCGCTGGACGAACAATTACCGGAGGACCAGCGCGCTGTCTTCTGGAAGGTCGACAACCAGGTGTTCGAGACGGGTGAGCCGAACGAGAATGAGGAGGTCGTCACCGACGCCAAAGGTGACGTCCACGTCATCGTGACGCGCAAGCGGCTCGTCGAACTCGACACGAATGATGGCAGGGAGCCTTTCATCCTGGCCATTCTCTCGGATGTCACGAAGATCCGGGAGGCCGAGGCGCGGGCCGCTTATCTTGCCGAGCACGACCCGCTGACGGGTCTTTCAAACCGGAACCGGCTTACGGATACGCTTGCCGAGGCCGTCGCCGCTTCCGGGCGCTCGCAGACCAAGGTGGGGCTTCTGCTTCTCGATCTTGACGGGTTCAAGCAGGTGAATGACCGATACGGTCACGTTGCCGGCGATGAGCTTCTTCGGGTGGTTGCCCGGCGCCTGTCCGGTCATGTCCGGTCCGGCGACACGGTGTCGCGGATCGGGGGCGACGAATTCTGCGTCGTCCAGGTGGGCGTCCAGCAACCGGCCGGCGCCTTCGCCCTGGCGAAGCGTCTCATTCGCGCGTTCGAAGAACCGGTTCTCGTGGGACAGACGCGCGTTTCCGTCTCGGCATCCATCGGAATTGCGCTGTTTCCGGACGATGCTTCGGGCATGGACGAACTCTATAACAATGCCGACATGGCGCTCTATGCGGTCAAGCGGTCGGGCGGGGGCAGTTATCTTCGTTTCGACCACTTCCCTGAAGGGCAGGTTTGGCCGGAGTGGGACGTCGAAAAGGAACTGCGCGCGGCGATCACCCATGGCGATATATCGCTTGCCTATCAGCCCCTGTGCGACGGCATGGATTCGGTGGTCGTCGGATATGAAGCGCTCGCCCGGTGGACGCATCCCGAAAGAGGAGAGATTTCTCCGGATGTCTTTATCCCGGTCGCCGAGAGAACCGGCATTATCCGCAGGCTCGGCGCCTGGATAGTGGAGAGGGCATGCCGTGACGCGGCGATGTGGCCGGACCATGTGCGCGTGTCGGTGAATGTCTCTTCGACCCAGCTTGAGGACGGGCACATGGCCGGAACGGTCCGGCATGCTCTTGACGTCTCCGGGCTTGCGCCCCGCCGCCTCGAACTGGAGATCAAGGAATCGGCCCTGATCGGCGCGACGGAGATGGTCGCACAGACTTTTTCGCAGCTGAAGGAGATCGGCGTTCTGCTGGCGCTGGATGATTTCGGCGCCGGAACATCGTCGATATCGAGCATTCAGCGCATGCCGTTCGACCGGATCAAGATCGATCGCAGTTTTGTTTCAAATCTGGATTCCGACGCCCGCTCCGTCGCGATCATCCGCGCGATCCTGGCGATCGGGAAGGAACTCGACCTGTCGGTCACGGCGGCGGGGGTCGAACATGAGAGCCAGCGCATCGCCCTCAGGCACATGGGATGTCCCGAACTTCAGGGCTTTCTCCTCGGCCGACCGGAGCCCCTCTCAAGGGTGAACGAACGCGCGGAGCAGGCAAATGAGGGAAAGGAGGCAACGTAG
- a CDS encoding efflux RND transporter periplasmic adaptor subunit: MTDKTTISSSSEPHGGRRALLRSLFLLLAMIPGSLAAAQETRHVTVVAARAGEVVGTATATGMVVARDEVPVHAEVEGEIIRVVLAETGDFVAADAALAVIDTADAELALAKNAVELRRARMLIEQERARLEKARVSEAEAATELTRNRSLVANGAVSERALSERENEQARAAADLALARHALEVAEAELELVERSRAEIERTVEKSTVRAPTAGLVLARNARTGHTASLSGEPLFVLAEDGVLELEAEVAEADFVRVRTGQTARFRIEGNDMPLVGRVRHRAAQIDAASRLGRVRIALDDPEGLVAGAFVSGRIDVVSRRAILLPASAIRFAGNGAAIVTVVEDGIVSKREVTTDLTQGDLIEVIDGIAPGERVVLKAGSFLKDGERVTPALFEYRLPNERSGNIAPDEASRLSRAG; this comes from the coding sequence ATGACAGACAAAACGACTATTTCTTCCTCCAGCGAGCCGCATGGCGGGCGGCGGGCGCTGTTGCGCTCCCTCTTCCTGCTTCTCGCGATGATCCCGGGCTCCCTCGCCGCGGCGCAGGAGACAAGGCATGTCACGGTGGTGGCCGCGCGCGCGGGAGAGGTCGTCGGCACGGCGACCGCGACCGGCATGGTCGTCGCCCGCGATGAGGTGCCGGTCCATGCCGAGGTGGAAGGCGAGATCATCCGCGTCGTGCTGGCCGAGACGGGCGATTTCGTCGCGGCGGACGCGGCGCTTGCCGTAATCGACACGGCCGATGCCGAACTGGCGCTTGCGAAAAACGCCGTCGAACTGCGTCGGGCACGCATGCTCATCGAACAGGAACGGGCCCGGCTGGAAAAGGCAAGGGTCAGCGAGGCGGAAGCCGCAACGGAACTGACGCGCAATCGCTCGCTGGTCGCAAACGGCGCCGTATCCGAACGGGCGTTGAGCGAGCGCGAGAACGAACAGGCCCGCGCCGCCGCCGATCTGGCGCTTGCCCGCCATGCGCTCGAAGTGGCCGAAGCCGAACTGGAACTCGTGGAGCGCAGCCGCGCGGAAATCGAACGCACAGTTGAGAAGAGCACGGTCCGGGCCCCGACGGCCGGGCTTGTGCTCGCCCGCAACGCCCGCACCGGCCATACCGCATCGCTTTCCGGCGAACCGCTCTTCGTGCTGGCCGAAGACGGCGTTCTGGAACTCGAGGCCGAGGTGGCCGAAGCCGATTTTGTCCGCGTGCGCACGGGTCAGACGGCTCGCTTCCGCATTGAAGGAAACGATATGCCCCTCGTGGGTCGCGTCCGGCATCGCGCCGCACAGATCGACGCGGCGAGCCGGCTGGGCCGCGTGCGGATCGCGCTCGACGACCCGGAAGGTCTGGTCGCGGGCGCCTTTGTCAGCGGTCGTATCGACGTCGTTTCCCGCCGCGCCATCCTGCTGCCCGCCTCGGCGATCCGCTTTGCCGGAAACGGCGCCGCCATCGTCACCGTGGTGGAAGACGGCATCGTCTCGAAACGTGAAGTCACGACCGATCTGACGCAGGGCGACCTTATCGAAGTCATCGACGGCATCGCGCCCGGCGAACGGGTCGTGCTGAAAGCCGGCAGTTTCCTGAAGGACGGCGAGCGGGTGACGCCGGCGCTTTTCGAATACCGCTTGCCAAACGAACGCTCCGGCAACATCGCGCCGGACGAAGCCTCCAGACTGTCGAGGGCCGGTTAA